One Brassica napus cultivar Da-Ae chromosome A5, Da-Ae, whole genome shotgun sequence DNA window includes the following coding sequences:
- the LOC111215749 gene encoding plant intracellular Ras-group-related LRR protein 9-like: protein MAADPNPNKFPVLSYVLSRLPSFTATKSSSPSSSSSSAPAFDVEQPIEIVTQMPHLAHPSVLASMTKAISDVAQTRSILRTLGPRPDHESVDKARAKLSEIEGILSESLNDIAINEGKDEDEDEKKREEMGKDKTVCESILKLDEVHDSYEKLLKEAEERLVRIYEAEVVGGEEGVAAAVEVNEEVVGILQQALDNRVERVDLSGRKLRLLPEAFGRIQGLLVLDLSNNQLQAIPDSIAGLHDLVELNVSGNILETLPDSIGLLSKLKILNVSTNKLTVLPDSICRCGSLVILDVSFNRLTYLPTNIGSELVNLEKLMIQYNKIRSFPSSIGEMISLTYLDAHFNELQGLPDSFCLLANLEYLNLSSNFSDLIELPISFGDLINLQELDLSNNQIHALPDTFGSLESLTKLNVSQNPLVVPPEEVVKEGAEVVKMYMGKRRISMFEEEEKRKMEEEMEQANAGWLTRTTSKLKTYVTDVSEYLGSGSPRDSYLEQKL, encoded by the exons ATGGCGGCAGATCCCAACCCCAACAAGTTCCCCGTCCTCTCCTACGTCCTGTCTCGTCTCCCTTCCTTCACCGCCACCAAATCATCTTccccttcctcctcctcctcctccgctccCGCCTTCGATGTCGAGCAGCCGATCGAGATCGTCACCCAGATGCCTCACTTGGCGCACCCCTCCGTCCTCGCCTCCATGACCAAAGCCATCTCCGACGTGGCCCAGACCCGATCCATCCTCCGCACCCTCGGGCCCAGGCCCGATCACGAGTCCGTGGACAAGGCGCGCGCCAAGCTCTCGGAGATCGAGGGGATTCTATCCGAATCGCTTAACGACATCGCGATCAACGAGGGGAAGGACGAGGAtgaggatgagaagaagagGGAAGAGATGGGGAAGGATAAGACTGTGTGTGAGTCGATTTTGAAACTGGACGAGGTTCATGATTCGTATGAGAAGCTGTTGAAGGAAGCGGAGGAGAGGCTGGTGAGGATTTATGAAGCTGAGGTGGTGGGGGGTGAGGAGGGCGTTGCGGCGGCGGTGGAGGTTAATGAGGAGGTTGTGGGGATACTGCAGCAGGCGTTGGATAATAGGGTGGAGCGTGTGGATTTGTCTGGGAGGAAGCTGAGGTTGTTACCTGAAGCGTTTGGGAGGATCCAAGGGTTGCTTGTTCTTGATCTCTCCAACAATCAGCTCCAG GCTATTCCTGATTCAATAGCGGGACTGCATGATCTTGTTGAGTTAAATGTCTCTGGGAATATTCTGGAGACATTACCAGACTCTATCGGTCTACTCTCCAAGTTGAAAATTCTGAATGTCTCTACTAACAAGCTCACCGTCTTGCCTGATTCCATCTGCCGTTGTGG GTCGTTGGTTATCTTGGACGTGAGCTTCAACCGTCTCACCTACTTACCAACCAACATCGGGTCCGAGCTAGTGAACCTAGAGAAGCTCATGATCCAATACAACAAGATCCGATCCTTCCCGAGCAGTATAGGCGAAATGATATCCCTAACGTACCTCGACGCCCACTTCAACGAGCTTCAAGGCCTTCCTGATTCTTTCTGTTTGCTCGCAAACCTCGAGTACTTAAACCTAAGCAGTAACTTCAGTGATCTCATTGAGCTCCCTATTTCATTCGGGGACCTCATAAATCTCCAAGAGCTCGACTTGAGCAACAACCAGATCCACGCCCTCCCTGACACTTTCGGCTCACTAGAAAGCCTGACGAAACTGAATGTGAGCCAGAACCCGCTCGTGGTCCCACCGGAGGAAGTGGTGAAGGAAGGTGCAGAAGTGGTGAAGATGTATATGGGAAAGAGAAGGATAAGTATGtttgaagaagaggagaagaggaaAATGGAGGAGGAGATGGAGCAGGCAAACGCCGGGTGGCTCACCAGAACCACGTCCAAGCTGAAAACATATGTCACAGATGTTTCAGAGTATCTGGGATCGGGTTCTCCTCGAGACTCTTACCTTGAGCAGAAGCTATGA
- the LOC111215750 gene encoding probable sugar phosphate/phosphate translocator At3g11320, with product MKMAAAGNGRFFTIGLVASWYSSNIGVLLLNKYLLSNYGFKYPIFLTMCHMTACSLLSYVAIAWMKMVPMQTVRSRVQFLKIAALSLVFCVSVVFGNISLRFLPVSFNQAIGATTPFFTAVFAYLITMKREAWLTYVTLVPVVTGVVIASGGEPSFHLFGFIMCIAATAARALKSVLQGILLSSEGEKLNSMNLLLYMAPIAVVFLLPATLIMEKNVVGITIALARDDFRIVWYLLFNSALAYFVNLTNFLVTKHTSALTLQVLGNAKGAVAVVVSILIFKNPVSVTGMLGYSLTVCGVILYSEAKKRSK from the exons ATGAAGATGGCGGCGGCGGGGAACGGCCGGTTCTTCACAATCGGGCTCGTGGCGTCGTGGTACTCGTCGAACATCGGGGTGCTGCTCCTGAACAAGTACCTGCTGAGCAACTACGGGTTCAAGTACCCGATCTTCCTCACGATGTGCCACATGACGGCGTGCTCGCTCCTCAGCTACGTGGCCATCGCGTGGATGAAGATGGTCCCTATGCAGACGGTCCGATCCCGCGTTCAGTTCCTCAAGATCGCGGCGCTGAGCCTCGTGTTCTGCGTGTCGGTGGTGTTCGGGAACATCTCCCTCCGGTTCCTTCCGGTTTCGTTTAACCAGGCGATTGGTGCCACGACGCCGTTTTTCACGGCGGTGTTTGCGTATTTGATAACGATGAAGAGGGAGGCTTGGTTGACTTATGTCACGCTCGTCCCTGTCGTTACCGGTGTTGTCATTGCCAGTGGG GGTGAGCCAAGTTTCCACCTGTTTGGGTTCATTATGTGCATTGCAGCTACAGCTGCGAGAGCGCTTAAATCAGTTCTTCAAGGGATTTTGCTATCTTCAGAAGG GGAGAAGCTGAACTCCATGAATCTCCTGCTTTACATGGCTCCCATAGCTGTTGTGTTCCTTCTTCCTGCTACCCTTATCATGGAGAAGAACGTTGTTGGCATCACAATCGCACTTGCCAGAGACGATTTTAGAATCGTTTGGTATCTGCTTTTCAATTCTGCTCTCGCTTATTTCGTGAACTTGACCAATTTCTTAGTCACCAAACACACCAGCGCTTTGACTCTGCAG GTGCTAGGAAACGCCAAAGGTGCAGTAGCGGTGGTGGTTTCGATCCTAATATTCAAGAACCCTGTCTCAGTGACTGGAATGTTGGGTTACTCGCTCACTGTCTGCGGAGTTATCCTCTACAGTGAAGCCAAGAAACGAAGCAAATGA
- the LOC106345514 gene encoding laccase-22, producing the protein MTYSCARIFLLVFLSLLYLAEANIRHYKFNVVMKNMTKLCSTKPIVTINGKFPGPTLYAREDDNVIVNLTNNVSYNVTIHWHGVKQLRTGWSDGPAYITQCPVQPGGNFIYNFTLTGQRGTLLWHAHISWLRATVHGAIVILPKRGVPYPFPRPHTDKVIVFGEWWKSDVEDVIKQSTQSGLPPNLSDAHTINGLTGPITGCNNSHGYTIHVETGKSYLLRIINAAVNDELFFKIAQHNLTVVEVDASYTKPYNTETLFLGPGQTANAVLTANHPTGNFLMTISPFMDTVVPVDNATATAFLRYKNTTTTDSLTMSKTPPINATSIAQNFSDSLRSLNSLKYPTNVPLKIDHSLFFAIGVGVNPCATCINGTKTIADINNVTFVMPTMALLQAHYFNKSQGVFTDDFPGRPLTPFDYTGGNNSIPLSNLQTKNGTQVYRLEFNATVQIVIQGTSVIAPESHPTHLHGSNFFVVGKGLGNFDPLMDPKKFNLVDPVERNTVSVPTAGWTAIRFIADNPGVWFFHCHLEVHTSWGLKMAFLVEDGKDSNEKLPPPPSDLPKC; encoded by the exons atgacTTATTCTTGTGCTAGAATTTTTCTTCTTGTGTTTCTCTCTTTGCTATATTTGGCTGAGGCAAACATTCGTCACTACAAGTTCAAT GTAGTGATGAAGAACATGACCAAGCTCTGTTCAACCAAACCAATAGTTACCATTAATGGCAAGTTCCCTGGACCAACTCTATACGCAAGAGAAGATGATAATGTGATCGTTAACCTGACCAACAACGTCAGCTACAACGTCACTATCCACTG gcaTGGTGTGAAACAGTTAAGGACAGGATGGTCCGATGGTCCGGCCTATATAACGCAATGTCCGGTCCAACCAGGAGGaaattttatatacaatttCACGCTCACGGGACAACGAGGAACTCTTCTATGGCATGCTCATATCTCGTGGCTTAGAGCTACGGTCCACGGTGCTATAGTCATTCTTCCAAAACGCGGTGTACCTTACCCGTTTCCTCGGCCTCATACCGATAAAGTCATCGTTTTCG GTGAATGGTGGAAGTCAGATGTTGAAGATGTGATTAAGCAATCAACACAATCCGGTTTACCACCAAATCTCTCAGACGCTCACACCATTAACGGACTAACCGGTCCAATCACCGGTTGCAACAACTCTCATG GATACACAATACACGTTGAAACCGGGAAGAGTTACCTCTTAAGGATCATAAACGCTGCAGTTAACGACGAGCTCTTCTTCAAGATCGCACAACACAACTTAACCGTGGTTGAAGTAGACGCATCTTACACTAAACCGTATAATACCGAAACGCTTTTCTTAGGTCCAGGCCAAACAGCAAACGCAGTCTTGACCGCTAACCATCCCACAGGAAACTTCTTAATGACCATTTCTCCCTTCATGGACACCGTTGTCCCCGTTGATAACGCAACCGCAACCGCCTTTTTGCGTTAcaaaaacacaacaacaacagacTCCTTGACTATGTCCAAGACTCCTCCAATAAACGCTACAAGCATCGCTCAAAACTTCTCAGACTCTCTAAGAAGCCTAAACTCGCTCAAGTATCCGACCAACGTTCCTTTAAAGATCGACCACTCGCTGTTCTTCGCTATAGGAGTTGGCGTAAACCCGTGTGCCACGTGCATTAACGGAACCAAGACCATTGCCGACATCAACAACGTTACCTTTGTGATGCCAACGATGGCTTTGCTTCAAGCACATTATTTCAACAAAAGCCAAGGCGTTTTCACCGATGATTTTCCGGGGAGACCCTTGACGCCGTTTGACTACACCGGCGGTAATAATAGTATACCGTTGAGTAATCTTCAGACAAAGAACGGAACGCAAGTATATAGACTTGAGTTTAACGCAACGGTACAGATTGTTATCCAAGGGACAAGTGTTATAGCACCGGAGAGCCATCCTACGCATCTGCATGGATCAAACTTCTTTGTGGTTGGTAAGGGATTGGGGAACTTTGATCCGTTGATGGATCCTAAGAAGTTTAACCTCGTTGATCCGGTCGAGAGGAACACTGTTAGTGTCCCTACTGCTGGATGGACAGCCATTCGGTTTATAGCAGACAATCCAG GTGTTTGGTTCTTCCATTGTCACTTGGAAGTGCATACTTCTTGGGGACTTAAGATGGCGTTTCTAGTGGAAGACGGCAAAGATTCTAATGAAAAACTTCCACCGCCTCCAAGTGATCTTCCCAAATGCTAA